In the Brevundimonas mediterranea genome, GATCCGGGCGTGCGCCTGTTCCATTGGACGCTGGTCGCCTCGGTCGCCTTGGCCTTCCTGTCCTCGGAAGAGGACAGCGCGCTGTCCGCCTGGCATGTTCCGGCAGGATGGGTGGCAGCTGTCCTGATCGCTTTCAGACTGGTATGGGGAGCTGTCGGCGGCGAACATGCGCGGTTCTCGAACCTGATCCGGCCGTCCAGGATGGCGGGGCACGTCAAGGGTCTGTTTGCAGGCCGGGTCCATGCGTCCATGGGCCATAATCCGCTGGGCGGGATCGCGGTCCTGGGGTTGCTGGCCCTGACGGCCGCGACCGTCTTCACCGGGGCGACGGGCGGCGAGGATACGCATGAGGTCATCGGCTACGTCTTGCTGGCGATGATCGCCCTGCACGTCGTGGCGGTGGTCGTAATGTCGATCCTGTCGCGTGACAATCTGATCCGCGCGATGGTCACCGGCCGAAAGACGACTGTCCATTTCCCCGACGCCCAGGACGCCGCGCCGCCCGCCCGCGTGGCTGTGCCCCTGGCGGTTCTGGTCGTCGCGGGGTCCGCCTATGCCGCCACCCGGATGGACCCGGGCGCCTTTACGCCGGGCGCGCGCGTTGAAGCGGGTGAAACGGGAGAGGCCGATCAGAAGCGTGAAAGGGGCGAGGGCGACGGGGCGGGGGAAGCGGACGAGGACTGAGGACGTCCCGCCCGCGCCCTCCTGTTTTTCAGACCACAGTTCCGAACAGGTGGCCGATCCCTGCGGTCACCGCCATGGCCAGGGCGCCCCAGAAGGTGACGCGCATGACCGCCTTGCCGACGCCCGCGCCCCCGGCCTGGGCGCCGAGCCCCCCCAGCAGCGCCAGGCCGATCAGGGCGGAGCCGGACACCAGGGCGACCAGCAGAGAACGGGGCGAGACCAGCACGACCGCGAGCGGCAGAATGGCGCCGAGCGAGAAGGTGGCCGCCGAGGTCAGGGCCGCCTGGATCGGACGGGCGGTGGTTTGTTCCGAAATGCCCAGCTCGTCCCTGGCGTGGGCGCCCAGGGCGTCGTGAGCCATCAGC is a window encoding:
- a CDS encoding cytochrome b/b6 domain-containing protein; this encodes MSAHPTPSIRTVKVWDPGVRLFHWTLVASVALAFLSSEEDSALSAWHVPAGWVAAVLIAFRLVWGAVGGEHARFSNLIRPSRMAGHVKGLFAGRVHASMGHNPLGGIAVLGLLALTAATVFTGATGGEDTHEVIGYVLLAMIALHVVAVVVMSILSRDNLIRAMVTGRKTTVHFPDAQDAAPPARVAVPLAVLVVAGSAYAATRMDPGAFTPGARVEAGETGEADQKRERGEGDGAGEADED